Within the Tessaracoccus flavescens genome, the region TCGCCGTCGACGGCGTCGCCGACCCGGTCAAGGCCAAGGAGATCCTCACCGAGGAACTGCTCAGGCTCGTCGACCCGAGCCTCGACCGGTCGCTCAACCTGACTCCCGCGAACGACGGTGATCCTGCCGTGGTGCTGGTCGTCGGCGTCAACGGCACCGGAAAGACCACCACCGTCGGCAAGCTCGCCCGCGTGCTCGTGGCCGAGGACAAGTCGGTCGTGCTCGGCGCGGCCGACACCTTCCGTGCCGCCGCAGCAGAACAGCTCGCGACGTGGGGCGAACGGGTCGGGGTCGAGACCGTCCGCTCCGACGTCGACGGGGCAGACCCCGCCTCGGTCGCCTTCGACGCCGTCGCCAAGGGCGTCGAGGACGGCGTCGACGTGGTCATCGTCGACACCGCGGGTCGCCTCCACACCAAGACCGGGCTGATGGACGAGCTCGGAAAGGTCAAGCGCGTCATTGAGAAGAAGGCGCCCGTCAACGAGGTCCTCCTCGTGCTCGACGCGACCACCGGCCAGAACGGCATGACCCAGGCCCGCATCTTCGCAGAGGTCGTCGACGTGACCGGCATCGTCCTGACAAAGCTCGACGGCTCCGCGAAGGGTGGCATCGTCGTCCAGGTCCAGCGCGAGCTCGGCGTCCCCGTGAAGCTCGTCGGCCTCGGTGAGGGCGTCGACGACCTCGCCCCGTTCGACCCGGAGGGCTTCGTTCAGGGCATCCTCGGAGACTGACGCCCGACACAGAGTTCAGACGCAGAGTTCAGGGGAGGCAGAGACCGTGGGACTCGATGTCAGACCATCAATGGTGCACGCGGAGGCGGACCATGTCGCCGCCGCGGGCGTCGCGCTCGCCCGACTCGCGGGCGATCTCGGCGCGCTGACGGGCGAGGGCGAGTTCGAGACCGACGCCATGCTCGGGCGGGTCACCGCACATCTGGCCGAACAGTGGCGGACCCTCTCCAGCAACGCGTCGACGCTCGCTGAGGCGATGCACGACTCGGCGACCTCCGTCGAGAAGCCCGAGGCGACCAACACCGAACTGGCGCGTGAGTTCTTCCGCCGCGCGGGCGGTGAGTGACGCGTGGGCATCAGCGTCCCCGGGCTGCTCAACTTCAGGGGAGACCGTTGGCAGGTGGCCGCCGACCTGTTGCGCTCATCGGCGCGCGGATCGACGGCGCAGGCGGACTCCCTCCGTGCGGCCGCGGACGCGATGTCGAAGGCATGGAGCGACGAGATCGGTGCCATGATCGCCGAGCGCTGCCGTCAGCAGGCCGACGTCGTCGAGCAGCAGGCAACGACCCTCCCACCCCTGGCAGACGCCCTCGACGCCGGGGCCGCGCAGATGCAGGACCTCTCGACCGAGATGCTGAAACTGGTCGAGCGCGCGGCCGCCGCAGACGTCGTGGTGACCGACGACGGCGGAGCGCGGCCCGCCTTCGACCTCGGCCTGCTTGACCCGCGCGAGGCGGCCAGGCGGATCGCCATCGCCAACGCCGTGCGCGCCGTGGCCACCTCGATCCTGCACCGCGCCGACCTCGTCGACCGCCGCCTCGCCACCGTGCTTGCACTGGCCCTCGGCCTGATGGCGCCGCCGTTCGACATG harbors:
- the ftsY gene encoding signal recognition particle-docking protein FtsY, translated to MWIFWTVIAIVGIAIVVAGAIVYLDGRKQRELEQAEKAELESKVGGDEVVVAPSPTETVEPEVVEVLEPQEPGSTVLVEPVVEPEPAVVEPEVERPEAPLSRWARLRRRLSTSNNALARALADLLSVDKIDADVWDDFETTLITSDLGVGPATELTEALRKRLAVDGVADPVKAKEILTEELLRLVDPSLDRSLNLTPANDGDPAVVLVVGVNGTGKTTTVGKLARVLVAEDKSVVLGAADTFRAAAAEQLATWGERVGVETVRSDVDGADPASVAFDAVAKGVEDGVDVVIVDTAGRLHTKTGLMDELGKVKRVIEKKAPVNEVLLVLDATTGQNGMTQARIFAEVVDVTGIVLTKLDGSAKGGIVVQVQRELGVPVKLVGLGEGVDDLAPFDPEGFVQGILGD